From Diospyros lotus cultivar Yz01 chromosome 4, ASM1463336v1, whole genome shotgun sequence, a single genomic window includes:
- the LOC127800505 gene encoding pathogenesis-related protein STH-21-like produces the protein MGVTKVNQSFKTQVTRDRMFKALILDSHNLCPKLMFSSIKSIEFIEGNGEVGSIKQMNFTEASPMRYARLRIDALDKENFTCKYTFTDADTLMEKLESITCEVKFEPYGYTGCICRMTSEYRTKENVEIKEEDIEMGKDRAIGMYEVVEAYLLAHPHAYI, from the exons ATGGGCGTCACCAAAGTCAATCAATCCTTCAAAACCCAAGTGACTCGAGATAGGATGTTCAAGGCCCTGATCCTTGATTCCCACAACCTCTGCCCCAAGCTCATGTTTTCATCAATCAAGAGCATTGAATTCATTGAGGGCAATGGAGAAGTCGGAAGCATCAAGCAGATGAACTTCACCGAAG CTAGCCCTATGAGGTATGCCAGACTTCGGATCGACGCTCTAGACAAGGAGAATTTCACGTGCAAGTACACGTTTACCGATGCCGACACCTTGATGGAGAAGCTGGAATCCATCACCTGCGAGGTGAAGTTTGAGCCTTACGGCTATACGGGATGTATTTGCAGGATGACGAGCGAGTATAGAACGAAGGAGAATGTGGAGATCAAAGAAGAAGACATCGAGATGGGCAAGGACAGAGCCATTGGCATGTATGAAGTTGTGGAAGCCTATCTCCTGGCCCACCCCCATGCCTATATTTGA
- the LOC127800506 gene encoding major strawberry allergen Fra a 1.06-like — protein sequence MGVFTFTDEYTSPLPPARIFKALILDSENLIPKLMPQAVKSIQIVQGDGGAGSIRQINFAEGNIAHSTYNRIDEINAETYTYKYTLIEGDALMGKLEKIAYEVQFVPSPGGGTISKMTSKYYTLSDDVVIGEEELKDGKEKAIGMYKVVEDYLIKNPDAYA from the exons ATGGGCGTCTTCACTTTCACTGACGAGTACACTTCCCCACTCCCTCCTGCAAGGATCTTCAAGGCATTGATCCTCGACTCCGAAAACTTAATCCCGAAACTCATGCCACAGGCTGTCAAGAGCATCCAAATCGTCCAAGGCGATGGCGGGGCTGGCAGCATCAGGCAGATCAACTTTGCTGAAGGCAACATTGCTCACTCAACTTAT AACCGGATTGACGAGATCAATGCAGAGACATACACGTACAAGTACACGCTGATCGAAGGCGACGCCTTGATGGGGAAGCTTGAGAAGATTGCCTACGAGGTTCAATTCGTGCCCTCGCCGGGTGGTGGCACCATCTCCAAGATGACAAGCAAGTACTACACCTTGAGCGATGATGTCGTGATAGGCGAAGAGGAGCTGAAAGATGGCAAGGAGAAGGCCATTGGGATGTACAAGGTTGTGGAAGACTACCTCATAAAAAACCCTGATGCCTATGCGTAA
- the LOC127798991 gene encoding major strawberry allergen Fra a 1-2-like encodes MGVITYDMELASPIPPAKLFKAFVLDADTLIPKIMPQAIKSVEILEGDGGPGTIKLTTFGEGSQFKSVKQRIDGIDKENFTYNYSIIEGDALQDAIESISYEVQILPGADGGSICKNSSKYTTKGDTQITEEQIKAGKEKASAMFKAIESYLLANPDA; translated from the exons ATGGGTGTGATCACTTATGACATGGAGCTTGCTTCTCCAATCCCTCCGGCCAAGTTGTTCAAGGCCTTCGTCCTCGATGCCGACACCCTCATCCCCAAGATCATGCCTCAGGCAATCAAGAGTGTCGAGATCCTTGAAGGCGATGGTGGTCCTGGAACCATCAAGCTCACCACCTTTGGCGAAG GGAGCCAATTCAAGAGCGTGAAACAAAGAATAGACGGGATCGACAAAGAGAACTTCACCTACAACTACAGCATAATCGAAGGCGATGCTCTGCAAGATGCCATTGAATCGATCTCTTATGAAGTTCAAATCCTTCCAGGAGCCGATGGAGGTTCCATCTGCAAAAACAGCAGCAAGTACACAACAAAGGGCGATACCCAGATCACTGAAGAACAGATCAAGGCTGGGAAAGAGAAGGCATCGGCCATGTTCAAGGCTATTGAATCCTATCTCTTGGCAAACCCTGATGCCTAG